The following DNA comes from Miscanthus floridulus cultivar M001 chromosome 5, ASM1932011v1, whole genome shotgun sequence.
GACGTGCCTCGTAAGTGGGGTAAAACAAGGGCCCAATAACTGATAAGCATCCAAGAACACCTTCTTCCTTGCCTTCTTTGATAGATGTGGAACTAAATTCACCATTGTACCTAGCATATGAGCCGCTTCTGTCTCTTTACCCTCCGAAATATCTATATTCGAATGGATAAGACTTTGGGCTGAAGAAATGTGCTTCTCAAACATGCCAGTTGCAGCATTGCTAGCTTTCTTCGTGGAATCACACTGTCCCAAGTAAGCAAACAGCTTTTCAACACTCTCCTGAGCGCATTTTCGAACCTAGAAAGCAGCGATTGACATCCACATGAGCGAGCTTGCTAAATGTCTATTGCTAATTCAGTAATTCCTAGTACTACTATGCTACTAGCTGTCTCACCTTGGCCCGCTGGTCCACAGAAGCCGCAAGGAGAGCTTCCAGAGGTGCCGCCACAGCATCCCAATCAGTTGCAGCATCGAGATGGAGGGTCAAGTGGCCGAGGGACTTGACCACCGAGCGCACGGTGCCTGTCGTGAGCCGGGAGGCGTCGGGGGACGACAGGAAGGCGGCGAGTGCGGAGGCAGATTCGGAGGCGGCGTCTGGCGGGAGGGACGAAGGGGAGGATGGGATGTGGGGCAGCAGGATGACAAGCAGAgaggcgagggcggcggcggcggcggggtctGCAGACCCGGCGGCACGAAGGGCAGAGACGGCCGCGGGGAGGTAGGACGCTGGGGTAAGCGGCAGGCCGTCGTCGAGGAGGATGGAGCGGATGGCGGCGCCTGAGGCGAGGAGGTGGCGGTGCTGCGGGGCGGCTGAGCGGCCGTAGCGAGCTGTGAGGGCGGCGCAGGCGTCGCCAGAGAAGGACTCGAGGGGGAGCGGGGTTTGAGAGGGCTCGTCGGCGTCGGAGTCGTTGTCCGCGTTGGCGGCGGCCGCCGAGGCTCTCTGCTTCCTCTTCATGGCCGCGGTGCTGAGGGGCCGCCGGAAGGGGTTTGGGGTTTTCCTTGTTTTTTTAGCTTGGGCTGCCCTAGGATTAAAATTTTGACCATttactcctttttttttttttggagctgAGGGCTGAGGTTGTTTCCCTATATAGGAATATAGGATTACAATTTGGACTATTTACTCATTCGGTTCAAACGATCTCGTATATTTTTTGAAACTTTTGTAGCAAGGAcacatttgaatttgaattactATATGTATGTATAACTTACATAGATGTATTACTATATATATAGTATAATTTGTCGTTGTCTCTATTTTCTCTATATTTTGGCGCTCCTCGCCACCCACCTCTTGTGGTTGTGGCTGACACCATACTCTTTCCATCTATAACAATCTCATGTACAAACTTTTCAAAATTTAGATCATTGTACGAGCAACTAAATATGAACAATCATTTTCTCGCGATGAAATTTGACCAAAGTTTCATCCAAAATGTGATCATGTTTTTCACTTGTCCTGAAATATAATAACTTTTAATTATACTAATCAAATAAACCATCTAAAGTTTTACCGGGTTTTATTAAAAGAACAATAATATTATGATATTCAATAGATAaatttatgaaaatatattttataatatttcTAATAAATCTCATTTTATAACGTAAATATTTTTTAATTAGTTTCAGTAAACATAGTCGGATTTAGGATGGTTTGGCTTAGAATAATTAAACTGCCACTATATTTCAGGACATAAAGATAAAGAGTATGTGAGAGAGCATCAGCATATTCACAACAGGCATACAATCAGCTCAATGTGCACGGGAACAAAATTATAGTTCATGGGAGTAGATATATAGTCGCAAGTGTATGCATTGCTTGTTGTGTAGTTGAAATAGATAAGCATGTGGTTTTAGAAAACCAGGAAAAAGCAGGAAATTTGAGTTCAGGGTCATCCATTGGGTGAGTATTTTTAGCCCAATACCTCTTGCGTTGGATACAAGTGGGCTGGCTCGAAACAGACATGCAGGGCGCAAGCCACGCTGACACGCTCACTCACATTACACAGACCCACGACACAAACCACCGCGTGCCCGTTGGAGCCTCTCTGCTACACAACTTTATCCCTACGCGGCCATCACCCCATCTCCACCCCCCACCCCCATTTGAACACTAGCCGGAGATGGAGACAAAGATAGAAATGGAGAGGATGAATGAACATATACTCGGCTGTTAGTGGCAATCTTCCTGGGAGGATCACGAGCAAGAGGGGGAGGACCATGAGCAAGGAAATCCTTAACCAAGGAGGCAAACCAAAATCAACTCTCCCATGTAGTCAAGGTACGCTTGCCCGCTAACAATTATGAACAAAAATTAGGTTATAAAGATGACGTAAAAAATGTCATGATAAGTGGTCATCATACAACAATTTACCCCTTAATTAGTTAGGAGCTCAGAGGCTACATCCAGTGGGTGCACTcgtgtgcccccccccccccccccccccgtcggaTAATAGAAAGAGCCATTGAGCCTGTGGCGGTCCACTCGAAAAAGCAGCCTCGAAGCCCTAGAAAAACACCCTAGGGCTGACCCTCTATCAAGTTCCATGCTTGGGGACCCGGGAAGCTTCTGAGTGTGCCTAGCCTCAGACAGGCGTGACCGACCAAGGAAGGTCGAGGACTGGGCCCCCTAAAGAGCTGTCTCGACCAACGTTCCATCTACAGTGACGGGGGAATCTTCTGGTAGATCTAGATAGGTATCCAGAGCCTGACATGCAGGCAAAGCCATGGAGCTCCAGGGCCTACTCTTGCCTCCTAGGATATAAGGAGGGAAGAGGCTCCTGTAGAGAATATGCTCTTCTACCATCTCTCTTCATCTCTTTGGCCAAACTCGCTTGAGCATTCTAGCATGAAGAACTCGCTAATGGGTGTAGGGCTTAGAAGCTAAAACCAAGATAAATCCTTTGTGTCTTGAGTGCTAAATTAACGAAGTCCCACACATCGACCTACCAATGAATCCACTAATCCCTAGTTGTGGTTACGAACCCACGACAAGTCCCTTGCCTCGCATTATATATCCGAGAGGTAGCAGTTACAAAAGGTGTTGGGGACTATGTGTCGATCGGAGATGGTGAGTGCCATCACCAGTCCTCCTCGTTGCTTTTGTTGCACTATGCAGAGAGTGGAAAAACGTACATGTATGTGATATTCTATGTTGTATTTTTGTGATGTTCCCGTGGTACATACATGTCATGTTCTATGATGCGTTTTTgcgatgttcatgtagtatacatgtgatgttctttgttgtattttttgtgatatttatgtgttatacatgtgatgttctatgatgtattttttgtgatgttcaggtggtatacatgtgatgttccatGATGTTTTTTGTGGTGTTCACGTACTATACAGGTCATGTTCTTTGTTTACTctgtgatgttcacgtaatatacatgtaatgttctatgatgtattttgtgatgttcatttagtgtacatgtgatgttctatgatgtattttatgaTATTCGCGTGGTATACATATGACAGTAGATGTATTTTAAGAGGTTCACATGGTATACATGTGATTTTCTATGATATATTTTAGAATGTTAACATTGTATAAAGGTGGAACATTGTTTGCTGAACCTAGAACTTTGTATCTCCTCAATAAAAAATGTTCTATTTTCATGAGATAAATGTTCGttaatgaattttttttaaatatatcCATGTGGGGTCTTGTTTTGAAGAATTTATTACAAAAAAGTTGATGGCGTCATCAGATTTTTTTTTCAATACTTGGTCTGTGAactatgaatttttgaagtttcatAAAACCATTAGTACCCATGTTGATGCAAGGGAATCTTTTTCTGATAGGctggccaaaataaataaaaaactaatctTAATCTAACTGATGCGCTGAGCACAAGTGAATCCGAATCATATATGCATATAATAATTAAAATACAATAGGTGGATAGTTTGGCCCAAACAAATTAAGTCTATGTACAAATAGCCACGCACGCAGCGCCGGTCCTGAGATTTTTAGGGCCAAGAGCAAAACTAAATCTCAGGGACCCTTTAGTATAAACATCaaaataatatattaatattACTAAACACATGTATAAACGGAATATTACCTATAAACAGTTAAAGAGTATCAAATGCAATATTCATATcaaataaattataatattaaatTACTTTAAAATTTTCTTCAATGTCTTCTACATGGTTGATTATCTACATTAATAGCAATTATATCTAATTCGTATGGATTTCTTGATGTGCTTATATGACTTTTaaagaatttatcatttgatACTCTCTATGACTGCAACAATTCATCGACTTGTTTTCTCTTTATTTTCTCACTGCCGAAATTTGGTATGAATAAATTAATTGCAATTGGAAGAAAAGAAACGATGCTGTAATTTTAAAGAGAGAAATGAAACGATTACTAATGCAATTAGAAAGGCACAAGCTCTCAGTTTATACCTGCAGTCTTCTTCCTCGTTGAGGGGCCGTTTGTCGGGCCCAAATGACCAATTGACAATGAATTATAACTaataactactccctccgttcataaatgtctgtcgttttcgtttttcaagaaacaactttgactaattgtatattaaaaaatattaatatttataatacataattagtatgattggatatatatttgaatctagttttttaataaatttatttgaagatacaaatattgcacgtattttttataaatcgaaTTAAACTTATTGGCACGCAAATCGTGGCGATACACGTTTAGGGACAGAGAGAGTAGTAGCTAGCTTCCTAGGTGATACAACAAATATATACTAGTAACTAAtaatacatacatatacatacTATATACCAAGTATATTGCTACCTACATCACTACATGTACTAGTATCGGAGGCCCCTTGGTTCCAGGGGGCCTAGAGCGGCTGCCCCGCTCGCCCCCCTCCAGGGCCGGTGAAAggttcctaatggctagagggggggtgaatagcttaataaaatttctacaacaacacttaacaaagtggttagacaattatgaggcgaagtgagtgttgcgctagcctacttaaaatgcaagccacctaccacaattctagtttagatagtgtcaattcacacaatagcaaagacactattctatgttagtgtgctctcaaagactaactaaagagtaaGCCTAGGCGTTCAggttacccgatttttttgggtcgggtaattcgggtaattcaaaattcgggtaataaaaattgctacccgatattactcCTGAAAAAACACTACctgcaaattcgggtacccgataattcgggttcgggttcgggtattacccgatatacccaaatttacagaaaacaacaaactacactaaatttcagtagcgatctatacataatttcagcagcaatttgtataaaatttcaatagcaatttgtagagcataatatattacagtcactcattcaaataaagagaattatattctaataaagtgataagttaaatggttcagctaacaacacatgatgaatacaaagacaaaacaaatctttgggtaattcgggtagtttgggtaccgagggatattacccgaattacccaaactaatttcgggtaatcaaaatcgctatccgaatttgggatcgggtacctcgggttcgggtaattcgggtccaggttcgggtaattcgggtacgggtaatgggtatcgggtatctTGCCCAGGCTTAccaaagagccacaccaaccaagcaagcaagctctcacaactagctacactaaagagcttgtcaactagtttacgataaagtaaagagagtgattatgatagttataccgccgtgtagatgaagtaccaatcaatcacaaagatgaataacaatggagaccaatcacctcggaatcaaaggatgaacacaatgatttttaccgaggttcacttacttaccggcaagctagttctcgttgtggcgattcactcacttggaggttcacgcgctaattggcttcacacgccaaaccctcaatagggtgccgcacaaccaacacaagatgaggatcacacaagccacgagcaattcactaaagtaccttttggctctccgccggggacaaggttaagaacccctcacaatcaccacgatcggagccggagacaatcaccacctccgctcgacgatcctcgctgctccaagccgtctaggtggcggcaaccaccaagagtaacaagcgaaatccgcagcgaaacacgatcactaagtgcctctagatgcaatcactcaagcaatgcacttggatcactcccaatctcactatgataatgaatcaatgatgtagatgagtgggagggctttggcttaactcacaaggtttctatgtcaatgaaaatggccaaagatatgagccacaggcggccatggggctataaatagagccccaatcaaatagagccgttataccccttcactgggcaaaacgcgctctgaccggacactggccctcagcgtctggtcgcccgatggatgccacgcgtcaccagcttcaaacgctgttcgtcagatttcaacggctacgaggctgaccggacgctccggtcaaaactgaccgaacgctgaagccccagcgtccggtcgtttccagtaaactccccgaggcatgttttttcgaccggacacgtccggtccaccttgaccggacgcagccagcgtccggtgctcaaccctagcctactgtgctGTCTAACagctcgatcggacgcagcctttcagcgtccggtcgctgagtgacccagcgtccggtcagtagaccgacgccagcatcatttcaaccaactccatttcaactctaacttcttcacccttgctcaaatgtgccaatcaccaagaattttgcatccggcgcaatagaaaatagacattttatttttccaaaagcgccgaatcccgcctcaaccctgcaaacaccttgtgcacatgtgttagcatattttcacaaatattttcaaaggtgttagcactccactagatcataaatgtatatgcaataagttagagcatctagtggcactttgataaccgcattccgatacgagtttcacccctcttaatagtacggctatcaaacctaaatgtgatcacactctctaagtgtcttgatcaccaaaacaaaatagctcctacaagttatacctttgccttgagctttttgtttctctttcttctcttcaagtttaagcccttgatcatctctatgctatcaccattgtcatgttatgatcttcatttgcttctctacttgaagtgtgctacctatcttataatcacttgatgaattaggttagcacttagggtttcatcaattcaccaaaaccaaactagagctttcagccgggCCTGCACGCACGTATCCCTAAAACATTATCATTCCCGCGTCCTCTGTTCGCTCTTATGAGCCGTATTTTTTTTCAATGAACGAACAgtctttttctctcacaacaaatcagcgaacggtactttcagccacgGCTATTCAGCGAAGTGAATAGGGGCGGCGCACGGGTACTGTTTGGCCGGCCGGAGCGGGAGCGCGCCAGCGTGGACGACACGGGCGGGAAACTAGGGGTGCGCCAGCGCGGGCGAGAAAATCATCGGCGCTAGGATACGGCCGCCCGGACCTTAGCAGCCCCAGGGACGTGGCTAGTTCCACGTGTGACCAGATTAGAGTAGGGAAAGCTATAGGATATTTTAGGTAGAATCCGGATGCGAGAAGACCCACGCCTTTTGTAAACTGAACCAATCCAAGTAATAGATCAATCTTGCCTAATTCCTGTCTTCCCTTTGCAGAGGCTATTGCTGGCTAATCCCTGCGGTCTAGCTAGAGTTCAGGCTAGCGTATAGATTATCCCTCCAACACTACTTCCATCGAACTGATAAATTGTATCTGAGTGTAGGGACTTCAACGAAGCAAGGGGTCTCCGACAAGCACAAAGGATTTCAAGGGCTTGTTGTATTTTCCTTTGATTGTAGGGGCATTTGTATAATGTGGGCTAGAACGTCTGTACGCCTTCTCGTATGTTTTCCCTAACTTTAATACAGTCAGgcattattaaaaaaaatcaacttGTAGGATGAGTGCTAAAATATCAACCATATACTCCTTCTGTGTTTAACTTTAAACCAATCACTAATATTCTAAATTTTAGATGGTTATATGAGTAATTAAGTATGAACCATTTTTTTTGAGATTTGAACaactatatttgtgaaaaaaacaGTATAAATCAGTACCTGCCTTCTATGAACCATGCTATTTTAGAAACATATGTACATGTACTTCCTCCACCCCACAGTGCATTTTCAGGTGTCCCAAGtcaaataaaccataaagtttgaagttttttttttttcaagtCGAACAAGAATATTtacgacatcaaagaaatgaattATTATGgtgaaaatacatttcgtaatgtCTCTAATGCATCTCATTGATATCGTAAATGCCCTTGTTCTTTTCAACAAATTTAGTCGAAACTTAGGATGGTTGACTTAGAATAGCTGAAATTTCACTGTATTTCAGGACAAGAGAGCGCCAGAGAGGAGTAGCACATTCACAACAGGCATGTGTGTGAGAACGAATTTACTAGTTCGCGGGGACAAAAGGTGTAGCTTTCAGCACGAGATCAGTTTTCCGGCGTGCCGTGATCCCATAAGCTTCAACCATGTCTAGCTCGCTGGGATCTGCTCCACCGGGCAGCTCCCAGTCGAAGTGATAAAGCAGGCTCGCAAGCGCCATCTCAATGTTGGCCAACCCAAACGTCAAGCCCGGGCACATCcttcggccgccgccgccggggaggaACCTGAAGTCTGCGCCGCTGAAATCCACCGTGccatcgccctcgccctcgccgtcGAACCTCTCAGGTTTAAACTCGCTCGCGTCAGGCCACCACCTCTCGTCTCTGCCGATCGCCCACGCATTGACGAACACCGTGGTGCCCGCGGGCACGTCGTGGCCCATGATCGTGATCGGCTCAGCACAGGACCTTGGGAGGATGAGCGGCAATGGAGGGTGCAGCCTGAGCGTCTCCCTGATCACTGCCTGGAGGTAGGGTAGACGCCCCTGGATGTCCGCCTCGGCTACCCTTGTCTTGCCCTGAAGGACTCGCCGGACCTCTGACTGCGCTCGCCGCATCACGCCCGGGTTCTTGGCGAGCTCCGACATGGTCCATATGGTCGTCGTCGCTGTAGTCTCTGAGCCAGCGGCGAAGACatcctgatggaaaaattgaAACCATTTTCTCATCAGGTACCAGAGGAATAGAGGAAGCCATGGCAATGGGGAGGTGACTTACGAACAACACCGCGCAGACAACTTCTGTGGTGAGCACGGTCTCCAGCCCACCATCGCGCTGAAGCCGTAGCAGGACGTCGAGGATGTCGTCGTCCTCAGAGCCCTCGCCGTCGTTGTTGGCCGCCTTGCTTGCATGGTCCTGGATGATGGCTTGCACGATGCGGTGCACCTTGTCGTGCACCTCCCTCGCGGCTCGCAGGGCCCCGGCGCCGAGCGCCCTGGCGAGGCGCGAGCCCGGGAACAGGTCGACGAGGTTGAACCCGGCGAGGAGCCTGAGCGCCTCGTCCAGCTCGGCGATGTACTCGTCCCTCATCGGGCACCTGTCGCCGACGGCGCACCTCATCAGGACGTCGTTCATGAGGACCTTGACCCGCTCGCTGACGTTCACGACCGGCGGCGACGTCGCCGCGACGGACCGGACCAGgctcgccgcctcctcctcccggATGGGGCGGAAGGACAGCACGCGCCTGGGGCTCAGCAGCTCCGTGGCGCAGAGCCGGCGGACCTCCTTCCAGTGCGGGCAGCCGGAGGGCGCGAAGGCGATGTTCTGGCCACCGTAGGAGAGGATGTCGGCGGTCACGTACAGGGGCCGGTTGGAGACGACGGCGTCGTGCGTCCTCAGCACCTGCCTCGCCGCCTCCGGGGAGGAGACCACCACGGTGGGGACGTGCCCGAGGCGGAGGAGCACGACGTCACCGTACCTCTGCGCCAGCGCCCGCATCGCGTGGTGCGGCAGCGCGCCCAGCAAGCAGTGCAGGTTCCCGATGACCGGCAGCGGCCGTGGGCCCGGAGGCAGGTTCAAGGCGCCGGCGGCGCCGTGGCGGGAGGCGATGGACTTCGTCTTCAGCTTGAGGAGCACCGCGACGCCGGCGAGGAGGCAGAGCAGGGTGCACCACACAGCAGGTGTTGTTTCTGCCATCACGACTTCACAAGTAGTGTTTGTTCTTAAGGCTAGATCATATATATAATGGAAAATGGATATTGGTTTTGGTTCCTCCAACCAATATGAACTGGGCACCAGAAATGTCAAAGATGTGGTATTTTAATTTACTATTCATATCACAAATGGATCCTTTCAGGAAAGAAGATCACAAGTGGATCAGGCAAGAAAAAAAAATTCAGCCTAGTAGACGATAAGAAGATTGCCTCTTAAATCGAAGATGAACGGTaggaaagaaaaaatatatatatatttagaagCGTTTTGAGTACAAGCAATGCTAATTGGTTCAAATTCTATCGTGATCCCGCGTCTGACTTTCTTAATCGATATTGTTTATGTCTGGATAAAGTGATAAACTGaccttcttaatgaaatacatgtGAAGTCGTGTCCTCAAAAAATATGATAAACTGACATGACATTCTCTCCTTCAAATGAAATTATACGTGTGCTCGTGTGGAACTCGAGGTAACACTAGTTAATTCCACATGCTTGACATTTTAGGTACAGCCGTGCACATCTTGAGCAGTGGCGTGGCATTATTAAGTTACTGTATATATCATAACGATAATGTCCCTTTCATTGAGGCCACATGGCTCACTGCTACGGTGTGAAAGGATAGCTTCATAGCAATTATTTGGTGCAGTCAACGCACAAAggaagataagtgaataaacagTAAATTTCCAAGGTCAAAGCCCAGATCATCATCTCTCGCGCGTGCGGCGGTAGCAATGACCGTATCGTATATTTTCTCAAATACTTAAGAGCTGACATGTGCAAATAGCTAGGCAACTATTAGGGTGTATTTGGTACGACTTcgctctggctctgactccaacTGCAGTTTCGGCAGAGAAGTTGAAGAAGCCATAACCAACAATCCAACATCTAAAGAAAAGGAATTGATTTTTGGATTATAGAAAAGGAGCCGGTTTGTGGTGGATCCTGCTTCCAGTTCCGGTGGAGAAACAGGCGATCGGGCAGCTGAGTGAGAAGCTGTACCAATCAAACACTTAGTTATATCGGAATAGAGTGACATCTGTGAGGTTGGTGTTGTCTTCAACATCTTTCTATTTGCTCATAGTTTGATACATCTTCTTGGTCGATATGCATGTCTCGTATAGTAAAAAAACAATAATTTGAATAAATAACGAGCATTACTATGAGCAATAAAACAATAGGAGCGTATAAATAAATAAGTTCCAAATAACTATAGATATATCGTAAGCCACAAATTGAAGGGCCGTGCTATCCGGTTTTGACAATTCAAGGTCCTCGGTGGTTTCATAGTTTACGACTAAGAATAAACTCCCGCACAAGTTGGAGGTTCAAAGAATAAATTTTACTCTAAAATCAATATCTCACAAATTGTTTAGCTCCTTGACCCTCTACTCACTATTTTCTTTTTATCTCTCGCTATGGAAAAATGTGCTGGTCAAACATTCTCAACTCTGACTAGACTTATAGGAAATATCAATAATAtctgtatctccaaataaatttgttatgaaaatagattcaacgctCTATCTAAATgatactaaggccccgtttggcaagGTTTCACTTCACTAGCgaagccatttttttttgcttcaactccacgaacagttccaccggtggaactgaagcggttttggtaaaccgtttggcaaaatggcttccctgtgagagcatgtttttaggggcctggaggaggagccgagagaagccacttttttttttggtccatcccaccccaaatcactgtgagagcatgtttttaggggcttcacaagtgaagctattttactttacctcgtttggtagaaaacggctccaaacggctcctgaagccggtggagaagccctgtCAAACAGGGCCTAATTATGTGACATAAATATTACTATTTTCTtgtatatttagttaaagttgggTATGTTTACCTTCTTGGGATGTGAGAACGACAGATAAAAAGGACCGGAGGTGGTACATTCCATTGTCAATttgtagttgcatttttctcTCTAAAGCattgccaaattcatggcaatgcTGCTCATTTCCATCGGAGCCATTATGAATGAACAATGCATGCTATATGCATGAGAAAATTGTACACAAGTATGATGACAAATCAATTCACACATATATATTCACAACTAATGGGATGCACCGGATGCTAATAAACCCCAC
Coding sequences within:
- the LOC136455613 gene encoding desmethyl-deoxy-podophyllotoxin synthase-like; amino-acid sequence: MAETTPAVWCTLLCLLAGVAVLLKLKTKSIASRHGAAGALNLPPGPRPLPVIGNLHCLLGALPHHAMRALAQRYGDVVLLRLGHVPTVVVSSPEAARQVLRTHDAVVSNRPLYVTADILSYGGQNIAFAPSGCPHWKEVRRLCATELLSPRRVLSFRPIREEEAASLVRSVAATSPPVVNVSERVKVLMNDVLMRCAVGDRCPMRDEYIAELDEALRLLAGFNLVDLFPGSRLARALGAGALRAAREVHDKVHRIVQAIIQDHASKAANNDGEGSEDDDILDVLLRLQRDGGLETVLTTEVVCAVLFDVFAAGSETTATTTIWTMSELAKNPGVMRRAQSEVRRVLQGKTRVAEADIQGRLPYLQAVIRETLRLHPPLPLILPRSCAEPITIMGHDVPAGTTVFVNAWAIGRDERWWPDASEFKPERFDGEGEGDGTVDFSGADFRFLPGGGGRRMCPGLTFGLANIEMALASLLYHFDWELPGGADPSELDMVEAYGITARRKTDLVLKATPFVPAN